The Xanthobacter flavus genome includes a window with the following:
- a CDS encoding type II toxin-antitoxin system RatA family toxin — translation MPSFSNSRRVRHSAPHMFDLVADVERYPEFVPLCQALRVKRRTQSDEGVEILVADMTVAYKLIRETFTSRVTLDRPRLVIHVEYLDGPFSRLDNRWEFIPQGESACDVKFFISYEFRSRTLGMLMGAMFDAAFRRFADAFEKRADEVYRTVG, via the coding sequence GTGCCGTCCTTCTCCAATAGCCGGCGCGTCCGTCACTCCGCTCCCCACATGTTCGACCTGGTGGCGGACGTGGAGCGCTATCCCGAATTCGTGCCGCTGTGCCAGGCGCTCCGGGTGAAGCGGCGCACCCAGTCGGACGAGGGTGTGGAAATCCTCGTGGCGGACATGACGGTCGCTTACAAGCTGATCCGAGAGACCTTCACCTCGCGCGTGACGCTGGACCGCCCGCGCCTCGTCATCCATGTAGAATATCTCGACGGCCCCTTCAGCCGCCTCGACAACCGCTGGGAGTTCATCCCCCAGGGCGAGAGCGCGTGCGATGTGAAGTTCTTCATCTCCTACGAGTTCCGCTCGCGCACTTTGGGCATGCTCATGGGCGCCATGTTCGACGCCGCCTTCCGCCGTTTCGCCGATGCCTTCGAGAAGCGGGCGGACGAGGTCTACAGGACGGTCGGGTAA
- the lpdA gene encoding dihydrolipoyl dehydrogenase codes for MADTYDIIVIGGGPGGYVAAIRAAQLGFKTAVVEKSHLGGICLNWGCIPTKALLRSAEIYHYMEHAKDYGLSAEKIGFDAAAVVKRSRGVSSQLATGVGFLLNKNKVDVIWGKATFTAPGKLKVEAAQNPPKNAKGGGDYTAKHIIVATGARPRALPGLEPDKKLIWTYFEAMVPEKMPKSLLVMGSGAIGIEFASFYRTMGVDVTVVEVLPQILPVEDEEIAAIARKRFEKLGMKIMSGAKVTGVTKHADSITAHVEDAKGAKHDITVDRMISAVGVVGNVEGLGLEAIGVKIERGIIVADGYGRTSVPGVYAIGDIAGPPMLAHKAEHEGVICVETIKGLHTHPMDKNKIPGCTYCTPQIASVGLTEKKARDAGREIKVGRFPFIGNGKAIALGEPDGLVKTIFDAKTGELLGAHMVGAEVTELIQGFVIAMNLETTEEDLIHAVFPHPTLSEMMHESVMAAYGRAIHV; via the coding sequence ATGGCTGATACCTACGACATCATCGTCATCGGCGGCGGGCCGGGCGGCTACGTGGCCGCCATCCGTGCCGCGCAGCTCGGCTTCAAGACCGCGGTGGTGGAGAAGAGCCACCTCGGCGGCATCTGCCTGAACTGGGGCTGCATCCCCACCAAGGCGCTGCTGCGCTCCGCCGAGATCTACCACTACATGGAGCACGCCAAGGACTACGGCCTCTCCGCCGAGAAGATCGGCTTCGATGCGGCCGCCGTGGTGAAGCGCTCGCGCGGCGTCTCCTCCCAGCTTGCCACCGGCGTCGGCTTCCTCCTCAACAAGAACAAGGTGGACGTGATCTGGGGCAAGGCCACCTTCACCGCCCCCGGCAAGCTGAAGGTCGAGGCCGCCCAGAATCCGCCGAAGAATGCCAAGGGCGGCGGCGACTACACCGCCAAGCACATCATCGTCGCCACCGGCGCCCGCCCGCGCGCGCTGCCCGGCCTTGAGCCCGACAAGAAGCTGATCTGGACCTATTTCGAGGCCATGGTGCCGGAAAAGATGCCCAAGAGCCTGCTGGTGATGGGCTCCGGCGCCATCGGCATCGAGTTCGCCTCCTTCTACCGCACCATGGGCGTGGACGTGACCGTGGTGGAGGTGCTGCCGCAGATCCTGCCCGTCGAGGACGAGGAAATCGCCGCCATCGCCCGCAAGCGCTTCGAGAAGCTGGGCATGAAGATCATGTCCGGCGCCAAGGTGACGGGCGTCACCAAGCACGCCGACAGCATCACCGCCCATGTGGAGGATGCCAAGGGCGCCAAGCACGACATCACCGTGGACCGGATGATCTCGGCCGTGGGCGTGGTGGGCAACGTGGAGGGCCTCGGGCTGGAGGCCATCGGCGTGAAGATCGAGCGCGGCATCATCGTCGCGGACGGCTACGGCCGCACCAGCGTGCCCGGCGTCTATGCCATCGGCGACATCGCCGGCCCGCCTATGCTGGCGCACAAGGCCGAGCATGAGGGCGTGATCTGTGTGGAGACCATCAAGGGCCTCCACACCCACCCCATGGACAAGAACAAGATCCCCGGCTGCACCTACTGCACCCCGCAGATCGCCTCCGTGGGCCTCACCGAGAAGAAGGCCAGGGATGCCGGCCGCGAGATCAAGGTCGGCCGCTTCCCCTTCATCGGCAACGGCAAGGCCATCGCGCTGGGTGAGCCGGACGGCCTCGTGAAGACCATCTTCGACGCCAAGACCGGCGAACTGCTCGGCGCCCACATGGTGGGGGCGGAAGTGACCGAGCTGATCCAGGGCTTCGTCATCGCCATGAACCTCGAGACCACCGAGGAAGACCTGATCCACGCCGTGTTCCCGCACCCGACCCTGTCCGAGATGATGCACGAGAGCGTCATGGCGGCCTACGGGCGCGCGATCCACGTGTGA
- a CDS encoding ABC transporter ATP-binding protein — protein sequence MQPDTQTAAAPAPAARKAPLLSVSGVTAYYGNIIALKGVDIEVNEGEIVTLIGANGAGKSTLMMTICGTPRARDGRIVYAGRDITALPTHEIMRLRIAQSPEGRRIFPRMTVYENLQMGAAIDGNAHFAEDLERMFTLFPRLKERIDQRGGTLSGGEQQMLAIARALMSRPRLLLLDEPSLGLAPLVVRQIFDAIRMLNRTEGLTVFLVEQNAFHALKLAHRGYVMVNGLVTMSGTGAELLARPEVRAAYLEGGR from the coding sequence ATGCAGCCGGATACCCAGACCGCCGCCGCTCCCGCGCCCGCCGCGCGCAAGGCGCCGCTGCTCTCCGTATCGGGCGTCACAGCCTATTACGGCAACATCATCGCGCTCAAAGGCGTGGACATCGAGGTGAATGAGGGCGAGATCGTCACCCTGATCGGCGCCAACGGGGCCGGCAAGTCCACCTTGATGATGACCATCTGCGGCACCCCTCGCGCCCGCGACGGCCGCATCGTCTATGCCGGGCGGGACATTACCGCCCTGCCGACCCACGAGATCATGCGCCTCAGGATCGCGCAGTCTCCGGAGGGCCGGCGCATCTTCCCGCGCATGACGGTCTACGAGAACCTCCAGATGGGCGCCGCCATCGACGGCAACGCCCATTTCGCCGAGGATCTGGAGCGCATGTTCACGCTGTTCCCGCGCCTCAAGGAGCGCATCGACCAGCGCGGCGGCACGCTCTCCGGCGGCGAGCAGCAGATGCTGGCCATCGCCCGCGCGCTCATGAGCCGTCCGCGCCTGCTATTGCTGGACGAGCCCTCCCTCGGCCTCGCGCCTTTGGTGGTGCGGCAGATCTTCGACGCCATCCGCATGCTCAACCGCACAGAGGGGCTCACGGTGTTCCTGGTGGAACAGAACGCCTTCCACGCGCTGAAGCTCGCCCACCGGGGCTATGTGATGGTCAACGGCCTCGTCACCATGTCCGGCACCGGCGCCGAGCTGCTGGCCCGGCCGGAGGTGCGCGCCGCCTATCTGGAAGGAGGGCGCTGA
- a CDS encoding rhodanese-like domain-containing protein codes for MPQTITRGYKALLAEANEKVETVTPQEALRRAGEGALLVDLRDPRELEREGRVPGAFHCPRGMLEFWIDPESPYFKPVFGEDRAFIFFCAGGWRSALSAATAQDMGLKPVAHVEGGFKAWREAHAPVEAPTAYPTVL; via the coding sequence ATGCCCCAGACCATCACCCGCGGCTACAAGGCCCTCCTCGCCGAGGCCAATGAGAAGGTCGAGACGGTCACGCCGCAGGAGGCCCTGCGCCGGGCCGGAGAGGGCGCGCTGCTGGTGGATCTGCGCGACCCGCGCGAACTGGAGCGCGAGGGCCGCGTGCCCGGCGCCTTCCATTGCCCGCGCGGGATGCTGGAGTTCTGGATCGACCCGGAAAGCCCCTATTTCAAGCCGGTGTTCGGCGAGGACCGGGCCTTCATCTTCTTCTGCGCCGGCGGCTGGCGCTCGGCGCTCTCGGCCGCGACGGCGCAGGACATGGGGCTGAAGCCGGTCGCCCATGTGGAGGGCGGCTTCAAGGCGTGGCGCGAGGCGCACGCGCCGGTGGAAGCGCCGACCGCTTACCCGACCGTCCTGTAG
- a CDS encoding GlsB/YeaQ/YmgE family stress response membrane protein: protein MDQQTYAFLSQPGVGFFSLIIIGIIAGWVAERVTASNHGLLTNLLVGVAGAFIGDKLAGVLEVPVLGFFRTLIAAIIGAIILLWVWRAIRSR, encoded by the coding sequence ATGGACCAGCAGACCTACGCCTTCCTGAGCCAGCCGGGCGTCGGCTTCTTCTCGCTCATCATCATCGGCATCATCGCCGGCTGGGTGGCGGAACGGGTGACGGCGAGCAACCACGGCCTGCTGACGAACCTCCTCGTCGGCGTGGCCGGTGCCTTCATCGGCGACAAGCTGGCGGGCGTGCTGGAGGTGCCGGTGCTCGGCTTCTTCCGCACGCTGATCGCCGCCATCATCGGTGCCATCATCCTGCTGTGGGTGTGGCGGGCGATCAGGTCGCGCTGA
- a CDS encoding branched-chain amino acid ABC transporter substrate-binding protein gives MKKLLMASLALGAGLALAAPVQAQVKIAVAGPITGDLAAVGAQLKNGTEQAIADINASGGILGQKIEFLVGDDGGKPEQGKSAANKLITDGAKFVIGHYNSGVSIPTSQDYEEAGVLQISPASTNPTFTERKMWNTFRTCGRDDQQGAVAGAYILKNFKGKKVAVVHDKTPYGKGLADETQKALNKGGMKEVLYEGINPKEKDYSALVSKIKASGADLVYFGGLYPEAGLIVRQMRDQGMKTVLMGGDGMIDKEFWSIAGDGATGTLTTFGPDPRKNPAAKAIVDKFKAKGIDPEGYVLYSYAGVQVIKQAAEAAKSLDPKKVAEKMHSGMKFDTVLGPLTFDKKGDITKLDYVVYVWKDGTYSEL, from the coding sequence ATGAAGAAGCTTTTGATGGCGTCGCTGGCGCTCGGCGCCGGCCTCGCCCTTGCGGCGCCAGTTCAGGCGCAGGTGAAGATCGCCGTCGCCGGCCCCATCACCGGCGATCTCGCCGCCGTGGGCGCGCAGCTGAAGAACGGCACCGAGCAGGCCATCGCCGATATCAACGCCTCCGGCGGCATCCTCGGCCAGAAGATCGAGTTCCTGGTGGGCGACGACGGCGGCAAGCCCGAGCAAGGCAAGTCGGCGGCCAACAAGCTCATCACCGACGGCGCCAAGTTTGTGATCGGCCACTACAATTCCGGCGTCTCCATCCCGACCTCTCAGGATTATGAAGAGGCCGGCGTGCTGCAGATCAGCCCCGCCTCCACCAACCCGACCTTCACCGAGCGCAAGATGTGGAATACCTTCCGCACCTGCGGTCGCGACGACCAGCAGGGCGCGGTGGCCGGCGCTTACATCCTGAAGAACTTCAAGGGCAAGAAGGTCGCCGTCGTCCACGACAAGACGCCCTACGGCAAGGGCCTCGCCGACGAGACCCAGAAGGCCCTCAACAAGGGCGGCATGAAGGAAGTTCTCTACGAGGGCATCAACCCGAAGGAGAAGGACTATTCGGCCCTCGTCTCCAAGATCAAGGCGTCGGGCGCCGACCTCGTCTATTTCGGCGGTCTCTATCCTGAAGCCGGCCTGATCGTGCGCCAGATGCGCGACCAGGGCATGAAGACCGTGCTGATGGGCGGCGACGGCATGATCGACAAGGAGTTCTGGTCCATCGCCGGCGACGGCGCCACCGGCACCCTGACCACCTTCGGTCCCGACCCGCGCAAGAACCCCGCGGCCAAGGCCATCGTGGACAAGTTCAAGGCCAAGGGCATCGATCCCGAGGGCTACGTGCTCTACTCCTACGCCGGCGTTCAGGTCATCAAGCAGGCGGCCGAGGCGGCGAAATCCCTCGACCCCAAGAAGGTGGCCGAGAAGATGCACTCGGGCATGAAGTTCGACACCGTGCTCGGCCCGCTCACCTTCGACAAGAAGGGCGACATCACCAAGCTCGACTACGTGGTCTACGTCTGGAAGGACGGCACCTACAGCGAGCTGTGA
- the livM gene encoding high-affinity branched-chain amino acid ABC transporter permease LivM, translating to MAPVPAADLADAPSNAAPTLPSPPAKDRPSAVAGALRDALVSGLLTALLFLPLVGFRASESNTGSLVLTYRFGLVAIFAGIVMVGRFLLMVTVWNPNRPPRRISTTPGAMARLGALAAPAIKPVFFSFALAYPFLSILLAGGLSPSRYWVDLGIYVLTYVMLGWGLNIVVGLAGLLDLGYVAFYAVGAYTFALLSTSVPINDFLAGTLGDDFWTAWAFWICLPLSGILAAMWGVILGFPVLRLRGDYLAIVTLAFGEIIRLVLINWVSLTNGGAGISSIPPITFFGVPFDSSDTGFASIFGLEFNSMHRMFFLYFVILGLAALTAIVTIRLRKMPVGRAWEALREDEIACRSLGINTTLTKLTAFATGAMFGGFAGAFFAVRIRFVSPESFTFMESAVILAIVVLGGMGSQMGVAGAAILLIGGMELLRNLSFLKADFLFGPDFDPSLYRMLIFGFAMVAVMVWRPRGLVSSRMPTIFLKERKAVSGSLVKEGHG from the coding sequence ATGGCGCCCGTGCCGGCCGCGGACCTCGCCGACGCCCCCTCCAACGCGGCCCCTACCCTCCCTTCGCCGCCGGCGAAGGACCGCCCTTCGGCGGTGGCGGGCGCGCTCAGGGACGCCCTCGTCAGCGGCCTGCTGACGGCCCTGCTCTTCCTGCCGCTGGTGGGTTTCCGCGCCAGCGAATCGAACACCGGCTCGCTGGTGCTCACCTATCGCTTCGGCCTCGTCGCCATCTTCGCCGGCATCGTGATGGTGGGGCGCTTCCTGCTCATGGTCACGGTGTGGAACCCGAACCGGCCGCCTCGCCGAATCTCGACCACGCCCGGCGCCATGGCCCGCCTTGGCGCGCTGGCCGCCCCGGCGATCAAGCCGGTGTTCTTCAGCTTCGCACTCGCCTATCCCTTCCTGTCCATCCTGCTCGCCGGGGGGCTGAGCCCAAGCCGCTACTGGGTGGATCTCGGCATCTACGTGCTCACCTATGTGATGCTGGGCTGGGGCCTCAACATCGTGGTGGGCCTCGCAGGACTGCTCGATCTCGGCTACGTGGCCTTCTACGCTGTTGGCGCCTACACATTCGCCCTGCTCTCCACCAGCGTGCCCATCAACGACTTCCTCGCCGGCACGCTCGGCGATGACTTCTGGACGGCCTGGGCCTTCTGGATCTGCCTGCCCCTCTCCGGCATCCTCGCCGCCATGTGGGGCGTCATCCTCGGCTTCCCGGTGCTGCGGCTGCGCGGTGACTATCTCGCCATCGTCACCTTGGCCTTCGGCGAGATCATCCGGCTCGTGCTCATCAACTGGGTGTCGCTGACCAATGGCGGCGCGGGCATCTCCTCCATTCCGCCCATCACTTTCTTCGGCGTGCCGTTCGATTCCTCCGACACCGGGTTCGCGAGCATTTTCGGGCTGGAGTTCAACTCCATGCACCGCATGTTCTTCCTCTATTTCGTCATCCTCGGCCTCGCCGCGCTCACCGCCATCGTCACCATCCGCCTTCGGAAGATGCCGGTGGGGCGCGCCTGGGAGGCGCTGCGCGAGGATGAAATCGCCTGCCGCTCGCTCGGCATCAACACGACGCTCACCAAGCTCACGGCCTTCGCCACCGGCGCCATGTTCGGCGGCTTCGCCGGTGCCTTTTTCGCGGTGCGCATCCGCTTCGTTTCGCCCGAGAGCTTCACCTTCATGGAATCGGCGGTGATCCTCGCCATCGTCGTGCTCGGCGGCATGGGCTCGCAGATGGGCGTCGCCGGCGCCGCGATCCTGCTCATCGGCGGCATGGAGCTGCTGCGCAACCTCTCCTTCCTCAAGGCCGACTTTCTGTTCGGCCCGGACTTCGACCCCTCGCTCTATCGGATGCTCATCTTCGGCTTCGCCATGGTGGCGGTGATGGTGTGGCGTCCGCGCGGCCTCGTCTCCAGCCGCATGCCGACCATCTTCCTCAAGGAGCGCAAGGCAGTGTCGGGGTCGCTGGTGAAGGAAGGGCACGGCTGA
- a CDS encoding ABC transporter ATP-binding protein — MAGAPLSPARPWDLNPILKVDHLSMRFGGLIAVNDVSFAAGRGEVTAVIGPNGAGKTTAFNCITGFYKPSTGRLALFHGGPATDAEVDGVTASGLAWGKSEAGALYLLERLPDHKVASWAHVARTFQNIRLFSGMTILENLLVAQHMSLTTSGLLNPAAILNLPSWQRKQKGAVDRALYWLHKIGLIDRADDPAGDLPYGDQRRLEIARAMCTDPVLLCLDEPAAGLNPRESAALNELLLSIRREHQASILLIEHDMSVVMEISDHVVVLEYGSKIADGTPDEVRNDPRVIASYLGVEDEEEAVAVVEAGA; from the coding sequence ATGGCGGGCGCGCCCCTCTCCCCGGCCCGGCCATGGGATCTGAACCCGATCCTGAAGGTCGATCACCTGTCGATGCGCTTCGGCGGCCTCATCGCCGTCAACGACGTGTCCTTCGCCGCCGGGCGGGGCGAGGTGACGGCGGTGATCGGCCCCAACGGCGCCGGCAAGACCACGGCCTTCAACTGCATCACCGGCTTCTACAAGCCCAGCACCGGCCGCCTTGCTCTGTTCCACGGCGGCCCGGCGACGGACGCGGAAGTGGATGGCGTCACCGCCTCGGGCCTCGCGTGGGGCAAGTCGGAGGCCGGCGCGCTCTACCTGCTTGAGCGCCTTCCCGACCACAAGGTCGCCTCCTGGGCCCATGTGGCGCGGACCTTCCAGAACATCCGCCTGTTCTCGGGCATGACGATCTTGGAAAACCTGCTGGTGGCCCAGCACATGTCGCTGACCACCTCGGGCCTGCTCAATCCGGCCGCCATTTTGAACCTGCCGTCCTGGCAGCGGAAGCAGAAGGGCGCCGTGGACCGCGCGCTCTACTGGCTGCACAAGATCGGCCTGATCGACCGCGCCGACGACCCGGCCGGCGATTTGCCCTATGGCGACCAGCGCCGGCTCGAGATCGCCCGCGCCATGTGCACGGACCCGGTGCTGCTCTGCCTCGACGAGCCCGCCGCCGGCCTCAACCCGCGCGAATCGGCGGCGCTGAACGAGCTGCTGCTCTCCATCCGGCGCGAGCACCAGGCGTCCATCCTGCTCATCGAGCACGACATGTCGGTGGTGATGGAAATCTCGGACCACGTGGTCGTGCTGGAATACGGCTCCAAGATCGCCGACGGCACGCCGGACGAGGTGCGCAACGACCCGCGCGTCATCGCCTCCTATCTCGGCGTCGAGGACGAGGAAGAGGCCGTCGCGGTTGTGGAGGCCGGGGCATGA
- a CDS encoding DUF6867 family protein translates to MSAIHAARDPGRATSPMLIGPAIALVVLVATLFVWPKELIGASLGDFLLVTLFLGGGAAWLTGKAVARSWDPYLALVAYCALLACAVRFCHFALFQATLFDLEPLLVEFVLLASIATLGFRAMRQRQMTVQYGWMYEREGHMAWRPRRGVDGAST, encoded by the coding sequence ATGTCCGCGATCCATGCCGCCCGCGATCCCGGCCGCGCCACCTCGCCCATGCTCATCGGCCCGGCGATTGCGCTGGTGGTGCTGGTGGCGACGCTGTTCGTGTGGCCCAAGGAGCTGATCGGTGCCTCGCTGGGCGATTTCCTGCTGGTGACGCTATTCCTCGGCGGCGGGGCGGCCTGGCTCACCGGCAAGGCGGTGGCGCGGAGCTGGGATCCCTACCTCGCCCTCGTCGCCTATTGCGCCCTCCTCGCCTGCGCCGTGCGCTTCTGCCACTTCGCGCTGTTCCAGGCGACGTTGTTCGATCTTGAGCCGCTGCTGGTGGAGTTCGTGCTGCTCGCCTCCATCGCGACGCTTGGCTTCCGGGCCATGCGGCAGCGGCAGATGACCGTGCAATACGGCTGGATGTACGAGCGCGAGGGCCACATGGCATGGCGCCCCAGGCGGGGTGTCGATGGGGCATCGACTTGA
- a CDS encoding nucleoside 2-deoxyribosyltransferase: MKLYLAGPEVFLDDAREIGRRKVALCARHGFTGLFPLDGEIALDAAGGVSAEIFAANLGMMRTADAVLANLTPFRGISADPGTAFELGFAFALGKPVAAYSNYPGELKHRARATIGAAPEGPDSLMADGLHVEDFGHFDNLMLAEALNAFRLPVIQAATPASDPFRDLSLFEEALVRLAEAHAGGRLATPRSPSRPEPAATARGEETFHG; this comes from the coding sequence ATGAAGCTCTATCTCGCCGGCCCGGAGGTGTTCCTCGACGATGCGCGCGAGATCGGCCGGCGCAAGGTGGCGCTTTGCGCCCGCCACGGCTTCACGGGGCTGTTTCCCCTCGATGGCGAGATCGCTCTCGACGCGGCGGGCGGGGTTTCCGCCGAGATCTTCGCCGCAAATCTCGGCATGATGCGGACCGCCGACGCGGTGCTCGCAAACCTCACGCCGTTCCGCGGCATCAGCGCCGATCCCGGCACGGCCTTCGAGCTGGGCTTCGCCTTCGCGCTGGGCAAGCCGGTGGCCGCCTATTCCAACTATCCCGGCGAGCTGAAGCACCGCGCCCGCGCCACCATCGGTGCCGCGCCGGAGGGGCCAGACAGCCTCATGGCGGACGGCCTCCATGTGGAGGACTTCGGCCATTTCGACAATCTCATGCTGGCCGAGGCGCTCAATGCCTTCCGCCTGCCGGTGATCCAGGCGGCGACGCCGGCCTCCGATCCGTTCCGCGACCTGTCCCTGTTCGAGGAGGCGCTCGTGCGCCTCGCCGAAGCCCACGCCGGCGGCCGCCTCGCGACGCCCCGATCCCCATCACGACCAGAGCCCGCCGCAACAGCGCGCGGCGAGGAGACCTTCCATGGCTGA
- a CDS encoding YdcH family protein, with protein sequence MSHTPHELAADFPEYAEKIQALKQSDAHFAKLHEAYHEVNRQVHRAETDVEPTGDEEMEAMRRERMRLKDELYAILTK encoded by the coding sequence ATGAGCCACACGCCCCACGAGCTTGCCGCCGACTTCCCGGAATATGCCGAGAAGATCCAGGCGCTGAAGCAGTCCGACGCGCATTTCGCCAAGCTCCACGAGGCCTATCACGAGGTGAATCGGCAGGTTCACCGGGCCGAGACCGATGTGGAGCCCACCGGCGACGAGGAGATGGAAGCCATGCGCCGCGAGCGCATGCGCCTCAAGGATGAGCTCTACGCCATCCTCACCAAGTGA
- a CDS encoding branched-chain amino acid ABC transporter substrate-binding protein — MNRLSFAALAVCAGLVLAPAANADVKIGAAGPLTGSIAAFGAQMKMGVEQAVSDINAAGGINGQKIELLVADDGGKPEQGVAAANKLITDGATFVIGHVNSGISIAASSDYADAGVLQISPASTNPTYTERKLWNTFRTAGRDDQQGPVAGDFLAQKFKGGKIAIVHDKTPYGKGLADETQKALNKAGVKEVMYEGINPGEKDYSALVSKMKAAGVDVIYYGGLHPEAGLIVRQMRDQGMKTVLMGGDALADKEFWSIAGDGGTGTLMTFGPDPRKNPAAKDIVAAMTAKGIDAEGYVLYSYAALQVIKQAAEAAKSLDPKKVAAQIHTGMTFQTVLGPLSFDKKGDITKPDFVVYEWKNGGYSEL, encoded by the coding sequence ATGAACAGGCTTTCCTTCGCCGCGCTCGCCGTCTGCGCCGGCCTCGTTCTTGCGCCGGCAGCCAACGCCGACGTGAAGATCGGAGCCGCCGGCCCGCTCACCGGCTCCATCGCCGCCTTCGGCGCGCAGATGAAGATGGGCGTCGAGCAGGCGGTGAGCGACATCAACGCCGCCGGCGGCATCAACGGCCAGAAGATCGAGCTTCTGGTGGCCGACGACGGCGGCAAGCCCGAGCAGGGCGTGGCGGCGGCCAACAAGCTCATTACCGATGGCGCGACCTTCGTCATCGGCCACGTCAATTCCGGCATCTCCATTGCCGCCTCGTCGGACTATGCCGATGCCGGCGTGCTGCAGATCAGCCCGGCCTCCACCAACCCCACCTATACCGAGCGCAAGCTGTGGAACACCTTCCGCACCGCCGGCCGCGATGACCAGCAGGGGCCGGTGGCGGGCGACTTCCTGGCGCAGAAGTTCAAGGGCGGCAAGATCGCCATCGTCCACGACAAGACGCCCTATGGAAAGGGCCTCGCCGACGAGACGCAGAAGGCGCTCAACAAGGCCGGCGTGAAGGAAGTGATGTATGAGGGCATCAACCCCGGCGAGAAGGACTATTCAGCCCTCGTCTCCAAGATGAAGGCGGCCGGCGTCGATGTGATCTATTACGGCGGCCTGCATCCCGAGGCCGGCCTGATCGTGCGCCAGATGCGCGACCAGGGCATGAAGACCGTGCTCATGGGTGGCGACGCCCTGGCCGACAAGGAATTCTGGTCTATCGCCGGCGACGGCGGCACCGGCACGCTGATGACCTTCGGTCCCGACCCACGCAAGAACCCGGCGGCCAAGGACATCGTCGCGGCCATGACCGCCAAGGGCATCGATGCCGAGGGCTATGTGCTCTATTCCTATGCCGCTTTGCAGGTCATCAAGCAGGCGGCCGAGGCGGCAAAATCCCTCGATCCGAAGAAGGTGGCCGCGCAGATCCACACCGGCATGACCTTCCAGACGGTGCTCGGCCCGCTCTCCTTCGACAAGAAGGGCGACATCACCAAGCCCGACTTCGTGGTCTATGAGTGGAAGAACGGCGGCTACAGCGAGTTGTAG
- the lipA gene encoding lipoyl synthase, whose translation MVTVIDTRERPRHPEKAHRPETEVLRKPDWIRVKAPGSAGWSKTAGIVKEHGLVTVCEEAGCPNIGECWEKKHATFMIMGDTCTRACAFCNVRTGLPDALDQDEPQKVADSIAKLGLSHAVITSVDRDDLADGGAEHFARTIAAIRKASPKTTIEILTPDFLRKDGALEVVVAARPDVFNHNLETVPSRYLSVRPGARYFHSLRLLQKVKELDPTIFTKSGIMVGLGEERPEVLQLMDDLRSAEVDFITIGQYLQPTRKHHKVERFVTPDEFKAYETVAYAKGFLMVSASPLTRSSHHAGDDFEKLRANRAARLGRA comes from the coding sequence ATGGTCACGGTGATCGACACGCGGGAACGGCCCCGCCATCCGGAGAAGGCCCATCGGCCGGAAACCGAGGTGCTGCGCAAGCCGGACTGGATCCGGGTGAAGGCGCCGGGCTCGGCGGGCTGGTCCAAGACCGCCGGCATCGTGAAGGAGCATGGCCTCGTCACCGTGTGCGAGGAGGCGGGCTGCCCCAATATCGGTGAGTGCTGGGAGAAGAAGCACGCCACCTTCATGATCATGGGCGATACCTGCACCCGCGCCTGCGCCTTCTGCAACGTGCGCACCGGCCTGCCGGACGCCCTCGACCAAGACGAGCCGCAGAAGGTGGCGGATTCCATCGCCAAGCTCGGCCTCTCCCACGCCGTCATCACCTCGGTGGACCGGGACGATCTGGCCGACGGCGGCGCCGAGCATTTCGCCCGCACCATCGCTGCCATCCGCAAGGCGAGCCCGAAGACCACCATCGAGATCCTCACCCCCGACTTCCTGCGCAAGGACGGGGCGCTGGAGGTGGTGGTCGCGGCACGGCCGGATGTGTTCAACCACAATCTGGAGACGGTGCCCTCGCGCTATCTCTCGGTTCGGCCGGGCGCGCGCTATTTCCATTCGCTGCGCCTGTTGCAGAAGGTGAAGGAGCTGGACCCCACCATCTTCACCAAGTCCGGCATCATGGTCGGCCTCGGCGAGGAGCGGCCCGAGGTGCTCCAGCTGATGGACGACCTGCGCTCGGCGGAGGTGGATTTCATCACCATCGGCCAGTATCTCCAGCCCACCCGCAAGCACCACAAGGTGGAGCGCTTCGTGACGCCGGACGAATTCAAGGCGTATGAGACGGTTGCCTACGCCAAGGGCTTCCTCATGGTCTCGGCGAGCCCGCTCACCCGCTCGTCCCACCATGCCGGCGACGATTTCGAGAAGCTGCGGGCCAACCGCGCCGCGCGGCTCGGACGGGCCTGA